The genomic interval GCCATTTCGTTATTTGTGAGCACATTGAAAGGCCCCTAGAACGGGCACCTGTGGGGAGCAACTCCCTATGACTTCATGGACATCGTGGCTGCATGAGGTAGAATCGAAGCAGACATTAAAGCAGGTCTCCTAAAGAGCAGTGGAACTGAGGCTAGACCAAGTAAGAAGTGGATCggtaagaagaaagaagaagaatccTAAATGTTTCAAGGACCATCTAATTGAAGAAACCATAGAGGCTGGAGTCAATGGCCTGAAAGGAACTTCATGTGGGAGCCAATGGTAAATCAAGCAGTACATGCGAGCGCTAGGCCCCAATTTACAACTACTCAGCTTGCAGCTCCTGTCCCCACGCTGGCTTGACAAAATATGACGTCCCGTTAGAATATGCAAACCTGTGAAGGAAATGCTCCCCGAAACTGGAGAATTGAACCCATCCTTATGACTTACGTAGAGCTATTCCCTAAATTGAAAGAAAGAGGAATGGTAACAACAATCTTGGTAATACCCGTAACCAACCCTCTGCAGCATTGGTACGATCCTGAGGCCCGTTACGAATACCATGAAAACTTTCCCCACCACATTATCGACCGGTGTTGGGCATTCAAGTATAAGGTATAAGAATTAAGAGATGCAAGTTGGCTGGCATTTGATGACAAACAACATTTAATATAAGGGAGCCCTTTACTGAACCATGGAAGTAATAACATGGGAATGGTAAGAAGTGATGGAGATCCGAGAAGGGGATTTTGACTAGATGACATTAGATTGGGTGTATGAGGTGCTCATGGCTATCGGCCAATTTGAACAAAGGATTACTTGTCCTAGTGATGTGCACTGTGCGTTCTAAGATGTGGAGGAAAGATCGGTATAGAATTGTGCAACCTTCAGAGCTTGTTTGCTGGAAATGGTGAACAGTAAATAGGTGGAAATTGGTTGTGTCTAGAAGATGAATGAGGTTTTAGCTATCTGGGAATCTGACCATCCCCAATTCAAAAACAGGCTATTCATTCCCACCATGAAAAAGGACTTCGCAAGTCTTGGAGGCACTAGCTCATGTAGTAATCTCTGTCCCCCAGCCTTTTTCATACTGCAGCAGCCAAGAAGTACCGTGGAAGTACAATTGTGAGGTGTGCATTGAGGGAGAAACTAGCAATGCAACGGAAACAAGGAGGATTACCAGGAGTGGAAGGGTGTACACACCCGAAGTCATGCAAAAGGTGCAGTTAGGGAAGGCAGAGGAATAGAGCAAGAGCATAAAGAAACCAGTTCCGCCTCAGGAAGTCAAAGAATTCCTGAAAATAATCAAACATAGATAGTACAGTGTCATCGACCAGCTCAAGAAGATGCCCGCGCATATCTCCATCCTATCGCTATTGTTGAACTTAGAAACTCACTGGGAAGCTCTTCTAAAGGCCCTCAACCAAGCCTATATCCCCCAAGACATTAGTGTCAACAAGTTCAATGATGTGATTGGCGGTCTCACAACTTCCAATTACATCATATTCGGTGATGAGGAGATCCCGGTGGAAGGACATGGGCACAACCAGGCGCCGCACATTTCTGCTAAATGCTGGTACCACACGATTGCGCGAGCACTAATTGATAACGAGTCATCCCTGAATGTTATGCCCTTGATGGCCGTGCAAAATTTTCCTATTGACCTTGCCTATATGATACAAAATAACCTGACCGTGCGAGCTTTCGATGGCACCCATAGAGAATTAGTGGGATCCATAGAAATCCTTATACAGATCGGGCCTGACACCTTTGATATCACATTTCAAGTTATGGCCATCACGCCATCCTACAAGTGTTTATTAAGAAGGCCATGGATACACAACACTGGGGCTGTTCCATCATCTTTGCATCAGTGGGTGAAATTCATTGTGGACGAGAAATTGGTATGCGTCTGCGGGGAAACAGACTTGATGGTAACCAAACCCACCTCCACCCCCTACATGGAAGCAGCTGAGAAGGCCTTAGAAGATTCGTTGCGGGCTTTTGAAATCATCAATGCAATGACTGTGACTGAAGGATCTCCAATTCCACAACCCCGTGTTTCCTTTACTACTTATAAAGTTGCCACAAAACTGAACTGGCAGGGGCACCATTCGGGTTGGGGGCTAGGAAGGTGCTTGTAGGGAATTCCAAAGCCGTGGATGGTTCCAGAGGTGAAAAACATATATGGTTTGGGTTATAGACCCGCTTTTgcaaatagaaagaagaaaaaggcaGAGAAAGAGGCGGAGAAGGGAGAGACTCACCGACAATACCAACATTCAGTGGGGATTAGGTGTTCCATATATAGATCAGACCTTCACGAATAGTAGTCATGCTGATCTCGAGACAGAAATGAGGCAGCTGAGTATATCTGTTCTGGACTCAGAGGCTTCCCCAGACACCTTGAAAAAGTGGGTTCGTTGTCTTCAACCAGGAGCGGAACTACAAAACTGGAGCACTTTTGACTTTCCTACTGTTTTCATGTaataatttttattcttatttttccttttaaaatttttatagttTTGTAACCCGGGGGCATTATAGTCCCGGGCTGtttttaatttaatgaaattgaattatgcatttcttGACATTCATTTGCATCTTAAGCTCAGTTatcaaaaatttgtttgctatgacttcATGCAAAAATAGGGGAGATAATGACACTAGTACCCTTGACCAAAAAATTAacattaattttgaaaacataattcaTGAAATCAAAATTGAAGAAAGTGAGGTGAACTTATCCCTCGAAATGGAGAGAATGTTGAAGTCTGATGAAAAGCCAACACTAACTAGTAGTGACCCCACCATCATAATTAATCTAGGTACTGAGGAAGAACCCAAACAGGTGAAATTTGGAGCGTGGTTGGAGGGTGAGGAAAGGAACAAGATAATTGAGCTACTAAAAGAATATTGGGATGTGTTTGCTTGGTCATATCAGGATATGCCGAGTCTAGACACAGATTTGGTAACCCATAAAATTCCCCTCTACCTAGATTCTAAGCCGGTGAAGCAAAAGTTAAGGAGAATGCGGCCGAAAATGTTGCTTAAAATAAAAGAGGAGGTGCAGAAACAATTTGAGGTTAGGTTTCTGAAGGTAGCCCAATATCCAGAATGGATGGCTAACGTCATCTTGATAGTAAAAGAATGGCAAAGTACGAGTTTGTGTGGTCTATCGGGACTTAAATAAAGCtagccctaaagataatttcccactCCCACACATTAATGTTTTGGTGGACGATACAACAGGGCATGCTCTATTTCgtttatggatgattttttggGAAACAAACAAATTAAGATGGCCCCAGAGGACAAGGAAAAAACCACTTTCATCACATTATGGGGAGCCTTTTGTTAcaaggttatgccatttggttttaAGAATGTCAGGGCTACTAACCAAAGAGCTAAGGTGACCCTGTTCCATGACTTAATGCACAAGGAGATTGAGGTGCATGTGGATGACATGATCTTCAAGTCACGGAATGAAGATGACCATGCAACAAACTTAGAGAAGTTACTCAAGAGGCTTCGGAATTGCTAGCTAAAATTGAACTCAGAAAAGTGTATTTTTTGTGCCACTTCAAGAAAATTGTTGGGGTTTATAGTAAGTGAGAAGGGAATGGAGGTTGACCCTGACAAAATCAAAGCCTTTCAGGAAATGCCTAGCCCCAAGACTAAGTAGAAGGTATGGAGTTTCCTGGAAAGGATCAATTACATAGCTCGATTTATATCCCAACTGACCCCCACCTGCGAACCCATTTTTAAGTTGTTGAGAAAGAACAACCTGGAGAGGTGGAATGAGGAATGCTAAGAGGATTTTGAGAAAATAAAGGAATGCCTCCTGAATCCCCCAATTTTAGTACCCTCGGTGCCTGGAAGGCCGCTAATTCTATACCTAGCAGTATCAGAGAACTCCATGGGTTGTGTATTGGGCTAGCATGAAAAGCCAAGAAGAAAAGAAATGGCCATTTATTACTTGAGTAAGAAGTTCATGGAATACGAGTCTAAGTACTCAGACTTGGAAAAAACATGTTGCGCTTTGGTATGGATGGTCAGTAAGTTGAGGCAATACACATTGTATTACTCAACTTGGTTGATTTCCAAAATGCACCCGATCAAGTATGTGTTCGAAAAGCCCGTAGTGACAGAAGGGGTGGCATGGTGGCAGATGCTTTTGATTGAATATGATATCACCTATGAAATCAGAAAGGCTATCAAGGGAAGCGTCATTGTGGAGTATCTAGCAGATAGAGCTGTGGAGGATTACCAGCTTATAGAGTTTGACTTCCTGGATAAAGACATTGATTTAATAAGCCAAGAAGAATATGATTATGAAGGTTGGACGATGTTATTTGATGGTGCGGTCAATGTGTGGGGATATGGAATAGGAGCCATACTCATATCATCAGAAGGGAAACATTATTCGGTTGTAGCCAAGCTTGTTTTTCCATGCACCAATAACGTAGTAGTGTACGAAGCATGTGTATTAGGTTTGCAAGCAGCCATAGACCAGGGCATTAGGGAATTAGCTATGAAGGGAGTTTTAGCCTTGGTTATTCATCAATTAATTGGAGAATGGGAGACTCGAGATTCCAAACTGGTGCCATATCAGGAATACATTTAGAAGACAATCAAAGGCTTTGATAGCATCAGTTTCTCCCACCTACCAAGGGAAAGAAATTTGATTCCTGATGCGCTGGCTACTCTAGAAGCTTTGTTCAAAGTAGAACCGGCAATGGAAATTGAGCCAATTCAGATCAGAATACGATCAGAGCCCACTCACTGTGTAGTGGTAGAAGAAGACGATGGGAAACCTTGGTTCCATGACATGAAAACATACATCCAGCAAAATGAGTACCTCGAAGGAGTAACCAGCAATGATTGAAAGACCATCAGGAGGTTGGCCATGGGATTTTTCTTGGATGGTGAAGTATTGTACAAAAGGAACCATGATATGACCCTCCTACGATGTGTCAAAGTGTAGGAGGcacaacaaatcatgcatgaagTCCACGAAGGAGTTTGTGGTACTCACGCCGAGGGTCATTCGTTGGCTCGAAAAATCCTTAGGAGAGGGTattattggatgaccatggaaAGAGATTGCATTGAATATTCCCGAAAATGCCATAAATGCCAAGTTTACAGAGACTAGATACAAGTTCCACCAGCTCCACTCCACATTTTATCCACACCTTGGCCTTTTTCAACTTGGGGTATGGACATGATTGGACCAATTACTCTGAATGCCAGAAATGGGCACCACTTCATCTCTGTGGCTATTGATTATTTCACCAAATGGGTAGAGGCGGCCTCATACTCTAGTGTTGTGTAGAACGTAATCAGTTGCTTCATAAAAAGAGAGTTGATTTTTCGGTATGGAATTCTTGAAAGTGTAATATCAGACAATGCCAAAAACATGAACAATGAAGTAATGACAAAGTTGTGTAATCAATTCAAAGTTAGGCCTCACAATTCAACTCCTTATAGGCCACAGATAAACGGGGTAATGGAAGCAGCGTGTAACAACCTGCTTGATTTACCATATaatttttttcccacataataGCATACATAATATCCAGTTAAACTATCATAGTCAtggtcaacctggacccatgggtactagggatatatttgtcataatactctgatacctaagtagcggaaaatataaaaatcatatacatgccaaAATACAAGAAACCAAATCAGAGTTCTAATAATTCTGTCATTagcatatacatacatcccaaaagactaaaatgtatcctagggtcataacctaAAAATCCATCCTACCCtagctcatccacttaccctacaaatagggtagcTCAACCCACTTCTACTCCTgcggggctctatccgccctcccacctggatttcctgaaatatttgtaatgctgggttgagacacctctcagtacgggagacaaattaatatcagtgtatggcaatatgagtattttttatgatatacatataaacagtacataattcataactggtataacagttgtatcatattacataaaaacatggtttatcataacatagcgtattatactaaatttatgtactgagaaatcatcttatataaccatatcatatgTAACTtgttacccaggatagatagttagttagctatcgtCATTCTTACCCCCCAcacgacagggttgtgtggcttgaaggtaggacctagcaatggctggttgACCATACTAGAttaaacataagtctataagtacaatgggcctaTTCCACCTGCGCCGGTCTACCATGGGAACTACGACattcccataaagccacatcgaatGTCATCTCCcatactctacataagatgtgtggtagcactaacatattcatattcataaacatatagctatggtactgtgcttcataaaactaaagtaagctatccgggttctgataacatgtattacatttcatatttaaacataactttttcgtaattcagagtaatatctgatgtaaaaatatttcataatttcttgcATATCATACGTAATCACGGCATTAGCGCCGGCATAAATCATAACGTAAAATCACGACTTTTTCGCCGAcgtaattcataatgtaaaatcaCGGCATAAATGccggcatatttcataacataaagATTACGGCATCTacgctggcataattcataacatcaTAAACATATATTcttgcattatttaacataatctttaaaacatatttcctgtactgtttttaggATTTTCCTGAAAACCGCTATAACATACTTATCtagaaaactcataatatttcaacatagcataatttcatgaaaatattgtactcatgccacacaaatatacataaccttataaactcataattaatttctgaaatcatatttccataataAACGTATTAAAACAATTTTCCTAtttaacagcagtattcccaaacataggtctaaatcatacatattttcttgagaATAAATGCTGTTAAATTCATAGTAATTTCAtggaaaatactgacttaatttatccccttacatgacttactgagaagcccacaaaatactccaaattaacacccgtgtgttccctagctcaacaccctcaaattgaattttcccaaaccaaacttcagtataatactatctaaagcattttccctaATTCAacaataccaaataacttataaagcctaatATAACttacttacccagattttgggatggtgcccaagttggcctaaccagcGAACTACTTTACCAgtcttgaagagaatcttcccagaagtAGTGTGGctgcttctgattgtcgaactgGCAAaggacggagccgaaatcgaagagagaaggtgagagagacgtaggagagagagagggagagagagaggggggggagagagagagagagagagagagagagagagagagagagagatagaaggtTTCTGAAAATTTTATCACAGAAAATCCAGAGttggcatatttataaaattctaattcgtcgacgagacacgtcacctcgttgatgagttcaTGAAAAGAGTTTGTTGATGAATACTTactcctcgtcaatgagtttcaGGCCTTGAAAATAGCCCTCTCgataatttctcatcgacgagacacgcatcCCCATCGACGAGTCCAACAGGCCTGCTCATtgacgagcactctgcactcgtcgatgagactgctaaaattccttttctctcatttttttattatttaattactataattcttcgagtctctttactctcctctccttataaaattttgtcctcgaaatttactatctatattgctccatccattaaaaaaaaatggcTACTTAcgttattacttaccctcacttatggaggagaaATGTCGTGGTTAcatcagggttctgggagattacatattcataaaagaaaaattctctcaaaaccaaaaaaCTACGTATTCTATAACCTATAATAACACTTATACATATATTATCCCGCTTATCAAACCTTACCTACTTAACATAAAATTCTCCATTTGTCTAGTGCTggtccccactgaacaaatgtgggtatttctgatgtatttcttcctcaagctcccatgaagcttcttccaccacatgattcctccacaagaatTTAACTAATGGAAATTTCTTATTACGCAGTTCCTAGTCTTTCCTGTCTAAGATTTGCACTGGTATTTCCTCATAAGTTAGTGATTCTCTGAGTTCTATCCCTATATAACTAACCacgtgggagggatttgggacatATTTACTTAGCATGGAAATATGAAACACATCAtttattctggataaaactggtaGTAAGGCTAGCCGACAAGCAATTGACCCCACTTTCTCAAGTATCGTGAAAGGGCAAAtgaacctaggactcaacttacccttcctcccaaacctcatagttctTTTTATTGgttctattttaaaaaatacatggtctcctactttGAATTCCAAT from Malania oleifera isolate guangnan ecotype guangnan chromosome 9, ASM2987363v1, whole genome shotgun sequence carries:
- the LOC131163420 gene encoding uncharacterized protein LOC131163420, with product MHPIKYVFEKPVVTEGVAWWQMLLIEYDITYEIRKAIKGSVIVEYLADRAVEDYQLIEFDFLDKDIDLISQEEYDYEGWTMLFDGAVNVWGYGIGAILISSEGKHYSVVAKLVFPCTNNVVVYEACVLGLQAAIDQGIRELAMKGVLALVIHQLIGEWETRDSKLVPYQEYI